The sequence TTTAGCTCACCAGATAGCACAATTGTCTCATTatgctgatgtttttgcagcagcgGGTACGAGTCCGAGCTGCGGCACTTCGCGCTTTGTCAAAAACTCAGCTGAAATCTGGCTCAGGCGGATAAATGACTTTATATTTTCTTGATAACCAACTGATAGTCCACTAACCTCTTGGCAGGTGATCTTCAACATCCCGCAAATATCAGTGAAGCTTTCTGCACATGTAAATGCCCTTGACAACTGGCAATGGAGTGGTGCTTAGCTTACTAGATAGTGTGTGCCCCATATGAATGAGGCTTTtgcactctctctcttccaccctttcctgtctctcttcaACTATTGTATGAATAaggaaaaatgcccaaaaaaataatgtttaaaaaaaaaaaaaaattcaagctgTAACAGCTTTTGAGTGCAGGGACATTTGGAAGTCCTGAGAAAGGgccaaatcaaataaattttaCAACAGATTCTCTGGAATCACACATGCATGGTGCTTCGCCCAGCTGACACAACACAGGgatgaaagatgaaaagagGATGGGGTTCACCATGGATCAGTTCCACATGGCCTTCAAATGGAGCAACAAAACAGCCACAGCGCAGACGACCATATAACCAGCACAGGCATCTAGCACACCTTccacagacacatttcacaccCGTGAAATCAAGTTAGATAGATACTTGGTCTTTCATTATAGTTAAAGCTACAAAAGGACAACTTGCAGCTGTGTAACATATTGCTTTTCCCTATTATTACTTATTTCCTCCACAATAGACCAAAACCAAAGCCTGATACACAGATCATGGTCTTTATTTCCAAATGGTATAAAGCCAGAATTAGTGAGATAAAAAAGGGGTTCCAGTAGACTCCCTCAGGGCGTGGGGCGTTTAAGCTGGTCCAGTTTGCGTCGCAGCATGTTATAGTTGTCTCTGGTCCCAGGAGCCTCAGGGTCCAACTTTAGAGACAGCTCGTAGTGTTTTTTTGCCAGCTCCAGCTTTCCCCAGCGATGATACAGCACGGCTtgaccaaaaacagaaacagtattCAAGCTGAGAGGCAAGCGACCATTCTAATTCTATTCATTTAGTGCATTCAGTACAGGTCAGGTAGGCTGCACAATATTGCTTCTGCTGGCATGCAAAATTATTCTTTAAGCATTTTATCGTTTAGAATCTCTCAAATATGTGACAGACGCAAAGTTGCAGGAGCTTACCTAGATTGCCATGGCAACTAGCAGCATTTGGGTTGATGCGGAGTGCATGAAGGAAGAAGCCCTCTGACTccttaggagaaaaaaaaaaacacgaaaagaTACAGAATTCATTTTATGGAATAAAATCataaacatgcaagaaaaaatattctgattcaaaatgtttaaacaataTTGACAGACCttatatttctgtaattttcccAGGACATTAGCCAATGAAAACATGATGGTGTGGTCGTTGGGGAGGAGCCTCAGAGCCTCTCTGCCGATCAGCTCTGCTTGACCCAAGTTACCtcagagtgcaaaaaatgttaagacattcatttttaatgattacaCCCCGCACACACAGCTTGGATGCACATGCTCTACACATCATGGTAGCCAACATGGACTTAAATGGTGTGTTGACATTCATACACagttaacaaaacaaatccagGGCTACAATTGTGAATAACAGCTGGTGTGGAGAGAATTTGACCGCTTGCTTTATTTGTCAGCAGTGTCTAAAGCAGAGTTTTTCCCTCTCCACACATGGAGGAGCGGTTTAGTCTCCTAATTAAGGTTGAACACAAGGCCCACTGGGTTATTGATCTCTGTCACAGACCCGTCTGATGTCTGGCCAGAAAAggagaaagcgagagagagagagagagagagagacagacagtcgGAGAGCGAGACAGCGAGACAATGACAGTCACGTCCTGAGTCATGGCCTGTGCCCTTCAGACACAGCTTGCCAACATGTGACTACATGTGTGTCTGAGCCTCTGCCTCAATCTACACTGATTCTgccttttgtttgtgtaatgaTCAAAACAAAAGGGGGGGGGCTGAACACCAAAGAGAAGAGAATATTCCCAATTCCTTGCTATTTGAAAATGACACCtattgttcttctttttctctcttttttctgtttggtgGGGGAGCTGGGGAGAGGGGTAGAATTATTTCTGTCAGATTTGGGGAACAAATGCGGTGGGGGGACTCTGAGGGGGCGCTGTTCTGGCTGTGCTTGCCCACGTTTGATCAGGAACATACTGGGCCCTGATTGGATGGTTCCAGTGCCCTCCTGGGAGACTCCGCCCCCGCGGGAGCGGCTTCTGACAAAACGGCTCGAGCGTTTGGAAATCAGAGCATTCTCCACACGGCAGGGAAGAGTGCCTTCAAAACTCACAACACAAAGCTTTAATACATAAATTTCAAGCATTGCTGATTCCTGCTCTTCCGGTCTAATCTTGTTGGCCATTTAGATTTCCTGCTTTTCCAAAATAACAACGCTGTGTTTCTTGGCTGTTAATGCTGGAAAAAAGCTGCACCCAGAACACAGTTTTCTGAAAGTGAAACAActcaaaaatcattttacaaataGGTAAAATATATtcgtattatttttattatatacattttacatatttattaaaagtccattatttttatttatatagtatcACACTAGTTTTGTCACGCTGGTTGAAGATGGTCGAGTAAGATCAAACATAGATCATTGattttattctgttattttttttttttaaacattacaaagtttgtaatgtgtgtgtgagtgtatgtgagtgtgtgtgtgtgtgtgtgtgtgtgtaaataccAGTGTTGTCCAGCAGTATGACCATGTTGTTCCAGGCGAGGCTGTGGTCGGGTTTCAGCACAGTTGCGTTCCTCCACGCATTCAGGGCATCCACGTGTCTGTTCAGGTCTGCATACTATCATGAGAAAGGAGCTTCAGTGTTATAAACTCTCTTTCCTAAAATGCATGGCAAAAAAGGATAAACATAGTTgtggtttttcatttttaatgtggtttaaattTTAGGATCTGAAATGTACGATTACGGTACAAAACGATGGATAAAGGGAACAATTAACCCAAATAGTAAACGAAACAAATGCAGGAAGTGTGTGGAATTGTTTCCTGTGAATACTGCGTAAGAGATACAGATTTCCTgatatttctatatattataAATCATCCGTATTTcaagtcttatttttttataaattcagTCTTTGGCCTTCAgctctttggttgttttaactGCATACCTTTCTAACGCAGGAGGAGACTGATGAGGACAGGGGAGGTGAATATGGTGTTCACGTCTTCACTGTGCACTTATCCTGTCAGATTCCTTTTAAGTTTGAATTCTAAATAAAAATcgaaactgaaaaaaattcttACACCCTTCAGCATCAAAAAGGCCTCGTGACCCCCGGTGAAGCTCCTCTACAACATCTAAAACTGACTATGACCTATATTTCTGTTAGTTAAAGGCacttttatcttaaaaaaacaccacctaCTACACAGTGTTTACACCCTGGAATCTCACCAAGCGTCCGAGGTTGTAGTAACAGTCGGGGTATTTTTTCCGGAAGCGGATGGCGTTCCAGTagctctgctctgcttcctCAAACTTCTGCAGGCTGTTCTGAACGATACCCAGATTCATCCACGCTGCTGCAAAGTCAGGCCTGCACAGATTAAGAAACACAATCAGTGGGGAGCTTTTTCAAGATATCTGGAGTGACTGAAATAAATTGGATGTCTGTGAGCGGTGCGTTCTTATGTGTGGGGTCACGTACTGAATAGAAACAGCTTTAGACAACAGCTGCTCTGCCTCGATCAGTTCATTCCTCTCTTTTAGGATATTCCCAAGGTTGTTCATGGCATGGACGTATGTAGGGTGTAGCctgaaagtcacaaaaaaatacagtaaacatgACTCGGCTCTCTTTCACACGCACTTAGTAACAGTTATCTGGCAGGATTGCTGCTGCTTGTGAGGAGACGTACCTGACTGCCTCTCTGTAATATGCGATGGCAGCAGTAGAGTTCCCCCTGTCGGCCAGGTTCTTGCCGACATTATAATGGACCTGAGGAAGCAGTCGTCAACACTTTAGACATCAGACGGGGTTCATACTGCCAGAGGCAagacaaattcaaggactttcaagtactttttcaagcactcCAGTGTAGTTTCAAGGATGACGTTGACGATGTCACTGTTAAGTAGGAAACAAATAAGCGAAGCTGATGATGTTCCAGTGTGAGTGTTTTGCAGCACGGATTCTGCTATTTAAGTTTAAGACTGTAGACGATAGTAGACgatattgaaagaaaaaaaaacatgaaccgGCATAATTCACTTAAGGTTAggaagaaatgtattttatttctttaaataatgacacaaaattactttttggtgatgttaacACAGGagacatttggatttttttttaagttaaccGTTATGTTAAGTTTTTGCAATGAATGAAAGAAACCCAGTTCTACTACTTTcaatgtctgagcatttttaagacttttgaaagatttatttaagacattttaacaccAATTGAGGCCTCATTTTAAGATTAATGGATTCAAtgcctttcaagactttttaaggacctgcaggaACCCTGTGCAGGCTTGAAAAACATCCTGGCATTGGTCCACTGGTGTTTACCAAACCCCAGCCGCTCAAAGCTCATATCACTCATACagctttagaaaataatttcaagtgTGGCTGTtctagtttaaaacatttttctgatatgtttcgtaaaataattattctgttctcctctcaaggaccaagttaaaaaaaaagtatgatgtTCAAGGTATTCTAGTATTTATATTTCTGAGTGCCAAATTAAAGTACTTGAAGCACCTCAAGCACCTTGTATAAACCCTGATCAGAGCGTGACTTCAGTCGCATGGCTGCAGTTTATTTCCACATGTGGACACGTATTTTACTGACATGAGCAGGCAAACACATTGATATTTACCTTGGCATTGagcggacagacagacagcgcACTGGTGAAGAGGCTTTGCTCAGACCGCCACTGGTGACTGCGCAGAGCACAGCGagctacatacacacacaagagcGTGAGCACCGACACAAACAGAGGCTTCTggagaggagaaggaaaaaaagacagaaaaaagaagacatttaacAACCATGTATTGTAAATCATTCTAACCCTTAAGCTTAAAAATCAATTATCTGTGACTCAGGGTTATTAGCCTGCAAATGTATCTGTGCATCACGCGGACACCACCTGCTGTCATCAGCCCTTTATAGGTGAGTCATTAGTCATTTCTCGCGTCTGTCGCTGCTCTGCATCACTGAGTTACTGCATCgttaaagctgcattaacaGGTGGTGGAATAAAAGACGTTTAACCAGGACAGTGTATAGAAACAGAAAGGGCACTGGGCTGGAGGAAACTGACGATCTAACAGGATGTGGCTGCCTTTCCTTAGAGGTGATCTTTTTAGGGCAGTAAACTTCTGGTCGAATGGCTGATATGCTCTCGCCCGACCAAAGCCTCATCGGTCGGACAATCTCTGGTGTTCAATAGGCCGTGTGTCcaccaaattgtttttttcccttgctgAAACAACAGTTGAAGTTCAGAACTTGCATATGTCTATTATGAcggttgttttttgctgtatttatcCCGCCCtttctccactgtgattggacgaCATTGACATGCGCAGCattttattcaaagataaacatttttaaaaaaatttttttaaacaattgaaAATtggaaaacagataaataatcaCAAATGACATTCAGTGTCAGATTTATGgtcatgaatttattttacttaaatctTCAAAGAGACACCACAGTTTAAAACTGGATTACAAAAAACTCCTAAAAGAGATACAATCACACCGGAGCGGCAGGTGGCTAACATTAGCAAAAAATCCAAAGTCTGTCTCGCATGCAGCGTTTCAGAGGTGTTTAATGTTTGTGACTTTTACAGTGTCCAGTTAATTCGATTTTTCTCATCAGTTCTGTTCAACGTTTAGTGGTTGGATAGATAAAACTtgcaatgatttttactaattccatgacttctccaggcCTTGGAAAGGTggttgtgaaattccatgactttcccacattttcatgttgtttcagGTGACCAAAATGTTCTTTGTTTGATTACATCCCAAAAACTTTATCTTTATGATGTGATTTTACCCTACCCTGTATTTGGGCCATCGGCAGCAGCAGTGTCCCACAGAGAAGGCCAGCAGTAAGCAGTAGCCAGCCGAGGACAGGTAGAGCACTCTCTCAGCAATGACGAAGCCCACCCTGAAGAAAATGTTACAGGCCGGCAGAAAAGGGACCACCAGCAGCACCAAGCCCAAGGTCAGCGTCCTGGCAGGGATAGAAAGAGGTCACAGGATGCCAACATGTGTTTATAGTGACACTGTATTGTGAAGAAATGTAGGCTCAATAAACCGCCCAAAAACACATCCTAAACATCAGAAACTTTGCTGTGAGCCACATACTCAGTCTGACTCTAAACCAACAGAGAATTTTAAAACTCAATTGAGACTTGGTGCTCAGGTCACACTGCAGTGGACATGGTACAATTTTCATAATCAAGTGTAAAGTCCAGAGAGGCCAACATGTACTTCCATCTCATCTGCAGTGAGTGCGAGATGGCCGGCTCGCTTACCTCCTTCTCTGGCTGTCCTGCGAGCATAAGGCTTGGCTTATCAAGCCTATCAGGATGcaccagagcagcagcagccacaccaTCCTCCAATCAGTGGCTGACTTAATGAGAGGCACACAGCCCATGGACCAATCAAAACACAGCCACCAGGgacacagcagcagccaggCATTCAGAGAGTAGTAGTAATTATAGTTCACTATCTGCCAATCAAAGGGGAACAGAAGGGGGGCAGAATGGGAGAGAGTAGGGGAGGATGAGGGAAGAGAAGTATTTCAAATTCAGAATCAAAGTCAATCACTGTGTTTCATGATGAAGATTACTTAGGGCAAACCTAATACTAGATGTTTGACTAGACTAAACTATGACTAATAAAATAGGCTTTGTTTAGAGTCAACCACTGTTGCATAGATtccaaaatatatttctaatgttttaaGGTCAGCGATAATGTGAAGGGATGGTTcaccccaaattaaaaaatgaatatttctcctcttacctgtgAGCTGTTTATtgatctagattgttttgatgtgagttgcagagtgttggagatattttatattcttCTCTCGAATACAACGTAACTAGATGACACTTGACTTGTGGCGCTccaagtgccaaaaaaagtatatttgaaAGACTCAAtagcaatgtgtctttccagaaatcatgaccggGTTACTCAAAatatccacagaccttgctgtgagtAGTTTTATATAGAAACTATCGTCTTTCTACCAAACTGCACCTGCCAACCGTATCACCTTGtcgaaggaagcgtgcatctacagCTAGCTCGCCTAGCTCCACTGAGCTATTTTGAGTtacttccacacacacaaaaaacgtACTCACTctaagaaatatattttctgcaaaagAGGCAGGGTTGTCTACTTCAGTGAATGCCGGTGGTCCTGTTCCCATGATCCTCCAGCGTGCATAGAGCATTAAGAGTCCTCCAAGACCCATGAGAGCCAATCGTGTAAGCAATCCTGTCCGCAGTATCTCACTAACCTGTCAgaaaaaatatgagtttttgtCAGAGATAAAAAAATCTATGCTTGTTAGTTACTTGCAAGCACAGTTTCATGACTACAATGAACTAAAATTCATATTACTTTACACAGACAGTGTATGTGAAGTGACATTAATCACACGAGGGAGTGCATAATTTATGACAGAGAGGAAGGGGAGGGTATATAAACTGTAACTCACATCGAGTGGGTTCTTCCTAAGGAGTAGCCTCTGGCTGAGTTCatacacattaacattacaGATCAGGAGGACATCAAAGGCTGCGTTCACACCCTGAAGGAAAATACATAGAGAAGGAAGGAGAAAtggcatttaaaatgtatataggTCAGCAGCAAAATGGATCTTTAGCTCCTATCATACATAAGAAAAACATGAGACTTATTTTTCATGTAAGCAAGAAGAACAAAAAGATGGCATCAATTGGTGTGTCTGCATAAAGTGTTAACAGGGTTAGGATTATCACTGATGAGGTCTCTCTTTCAACATTGTTCTTACTGGATGATGATGAAAGCATCAACTCACAACAAAATcgcttttcaaaaaaaagaaaaagaaaagactttgtACCAAGACTGTGATGCCTTGTTCTTTACAGAGCATCGCCGCAGCACACAGCAAGAGGCTGACCACAACCCACTGGACAGAAAACCTGTCATCTCTGTCACTCCCTGGGAACACAAAGCCGGTTATGGACAGTTAAGGCTTCAAATGTAGGTGTTCAAACAGATGGATTTTTCAAAACGAGCAGCGCCGCAGTGTTTGATGCTGGCattattttcatcagttttgtgCAGTATTACGGTGTACATAAAGAATCATACTTGTGTTGAGATACGTACCTCTGTGGAAAGCTTTGCAGTAGGTGAGGAAAGAGAGCTGGAAGAACAGAGCGCACAAAAGATCCGCTCGGCCCACAATACCAGCCACCTTATTGACATGGAAAAGGAAGTACAAGAAAGTTAAACATGTGACACCACTACCAAGTATACGTTAATAAACAGCGTTATCGCATGCATCCGTTCATGGATTACTGTATTTTGTGCTGCATCTTCCATTCGGTACACAGTCTGTTTTGCATGGGGCATCCAGTTACCAACGGAGGCTTAttaacagaaacaggaaaaatcTCTCATTACCAGCATGgcttgttggtgtgtgtgttgtatacAGTGTGTGGGTACAGTATGGTTGGCATCCTGGGGTTGCCTGCTTTGATACGTTCAGCAGGCCTAAGTCAACAGTCTGCCTGCCTCCCACCCCCCAGGTCTCACTCAGTCCTTGACCTGCATGATTAAAGAGAATGGAGAGGGGGAACTGCTGCCTTCCAGCCAGGCTttacagcaaacacacatatgctGGCAGGTCAATAAGCATCCCAACACAGCTAATAATCAGGCCGCGCTACCACACGCTCCTTGGCCCCGCGCTCCCAGCTGAGACTGGGCTTTTGTTCTTGGCATGGGACCACTGCATGTTTAGTATTAAAACCTCTGGACTGGTACGTCAAGATGCCATGTTGCCCTGCTATGaagaaaagtttatttgttGCCCAAAATCACAACCTGTGCGTTGTGTCAAGGGGCTGTGTGGGTCAACACCAACAACTGTTTGTGACCCAGCCCAAGTTCAAGCACGAATGGGAGCTAGTATGACTGGGGAATTGATGCATCAGGCTACAGTGAAAAATATTctgatttaaatatgaaaatgggTGTTTTTGTTGCAATGCAGTGCAATTCTGTTCAGTTCGGttcaattcaattaaattcaaaCCTAATTTGTAGAGTCAGAGATGCTCTGACTATAAAGGCACAATATATTAAGAGAACAATAGATAACAAGAAACAGAACAGATAGCAGCACAAAGGTGCACGGAGCCAGGTATCACGCTCAGATCAATCATATACCAACAAGAAGAGGCAGATTTGCAGCAGTGACTTAATGGTTTCTATTTTCGAAGCAGTTTTTTTGCCACTGCAAAGGCTCGGTCACCTATTGCTCCTAATAGCAATCCCTAAAATCACACCATGGCACAATGACAAAACccatcagagccgaggagtctctgacacagctgtcaatcatgtcaatcagtCAAATTGTCATACTACGTAGTGctatcaaatatgaatcaagattctgttactgcattgcctatttctaacttcaaatgtattcaaaatatatattttagtgtattgtttagctgtaaaatgagaaagtttgtgacccaACGGCTATGTTGGAAATAGTCAACCAGAGAACAAagtatttctgaaaacatctgaagtAAGAAACAGAGCTCTCAAGCCCATGCAAAACTGTCCAAGTACAATCTTTCACCATATACACAGAGCTTTTTTATCCAAACTTTTTTGTTATCAGCACTTAAAATGGCAGCTATAAATGATCTCATacacagtgataaaaaaaaaggtttttccttttgtttggcAATAAGTGTTTTCttgcagcattttcttttttgacacaTTATGCCATTTTTGTGGGTTGTCTAAAGTTTtgagaaaacaacagaatttggAGCATGCGTTTTCTATTGTGCAaactaaaaaacagatttggtgTACATGTCACCCACCCTCAAATCTGGCACTATTGTTGTAAAATTGAATCAGTATGTACTGCACAAATAACTTTCAAAGTCTCCAGTTCTGTGGCTTTGCACTTTACACCGTTGCAGTTTGCTATTCTTTAATGACATGACCGTGCATTGTCAGCATTGTATCTACTGTTCTGTGTACACACAATATATTGCATCCTGTTGCActgcttgttttatttaatggtACTGTGAAAGTCAAGCATGTAAGACTTGCACTGTGAAGTACTCCAATGTACTTTACAGAAATCAGAACTTAAACTATACTTACACTTTCTGTGTGGACTGGGTGTGCGGCAAAGAAGAGAGCGGCGAGCAGAGAGGTCTTTGGAGCGTGGTTTAGTATGCTACCCTTCTCATCGTAGGCCAATCCTCCAATCAGTATAGCAAACACGTCAATCATAAGGGCAGATATGACAGCATGGAGGATGATGTTCAGCACATGGAAGCCAACAGGGTGCAGGCCTCCCGCCAAGAGGTAGTTCAGCCTGTAGCagcaagagaggaaaaaacCTGATGCTAAATGTATGACAGATGTAGGAAAGTACAGGTATGTGTGTGAGAATACAAGTTATCAGTCATCATGTACTTTTATCTGTAGGCATCATTacacctggaacacactgcatgcatgagcagcgcCTGATGACAATCTCGCCAATTTGCAGCATGTTTCACGCTCGTTGTGTTTGCGTAGGCAGCACTGTGGCTGTGATGCTTTTGCAGGGCTGTCTGCAGCCACGAGTActgtatttcaacatttataagCAAAGATTCCACTCATTCATCAAgtcgtgcaagctcctgcattgtcaacaacacagccctgcatgtgtttttcaataaaatgcCTTGCGTCAACagctgatgggattctgtcgacagagacattgtttattttgaaagggaagcaagaaAGTGTGAGATAAATAGATatgtttgtatttcctcatctctgtgatggataaagacattgaaacagTGTAATAAAAGGtcgtatagagtcaatataaatACCAAAACGTCATtctcactgtctatttctgctgacaaccaCGTGTggcatggggaaaaaaattgcaagacaagatttctctagatgtgctgcagctgacagttaactgagacacacctgagcaGTGCTGCTCATGCAGGAAGGTCGGCTGCTCAAACTTGTAAACACAggcgctgaaaaaaaaaaacaacaacaagctcTGCGATGCTTACACACTgctcacgcaggcagtgtgTTACTGGCGTTGGGAGGAAGGACTTAGGACCTTGCAAAGTGTCATCCTGTCAAAGTTTTATGCAGTGGACTCAGACCTGCCCACTAACAGATGCACATTTTCTGTGACGCCTCTGAGCACGCCTACAGGTCTGCTTCACACCTACACACAAATGACGAGGAGAAATGCATTCAAGTCAACTTTATAATGCAAGCTCATGAGACTCATCATTCCACATTTCGAGTTAGATTCTGCCCTAAGTTGAGCTCCACACGCTCTTGCCACTGGCTGAGTCATCTGTGGTCTGACTCAACCGCAGATATCCTGGAGCAGAAAGGTCAGCACATTTCTCGACATATGACTCTCCAAGGAAACCTGCAGCCAACATCACCTGCAGAACTGTCAAAACTGCACCAGTGGAGCCAAAGCTCATCGTTTCTCCTGCAGCCACTGACAGTAAGGTTTGCTATGGCCCGAGTCAGAACCTGCTCTAAATGGAAAGCCAAACCACTAAGTCCCGTAATGGTATTTTTTCCCACCGTCCAACTGGGGCTCTATTAACCTCATTTCTTCACACAACATACAGATGTGCAAGCTGCCTCAAACACTCTGCCCCGCATGAGCCTGGTGCAATTTATAACTAAACAGTAaatagcgctcctaatgaacagtccagcttcaaaaatgaaaaagttaaatcatGAATCAAATGAATAGTTTTACATCAGTGTTTCAATTCTTACCTAAAAGTGAGGACAGTGAGAGGTCGGTAGGATTTGTGACTAGAATTGCTACTCAGGTTGCTTCCCCAGAAGTCATTGCTCCAGATGTTGTTCAGAGGTGTTGCTGGTCTCAAGTCctgaaagagaaacacacaattAGACTGATGCCAGCGCTGCTA is a genomic window of Plectropomus leopardus isolate mb chromosome 10, YSFRI_Pleo_2.0, whole genome shotgun sequence containing:
- the tmtc4 gene encoding LOW QUALITY PROTEIN: protein O-mannosyl-transferase TMTC4 (The sequence of the model RefSeq protein was modified relative to this genomic sequence to represent the inferred CDS: deleted 1 base in 1 codon), with protein sequence MTKDLVHHGVVEVYWDHQIPLPKLAPVQAKVTVALLALLCFINSYDGEFVFDDSEAIVNNKDLRPATPLNNIWSNDFWGSNLSSNSSHKSYRPLTVLTFRLNYLLAGGLHPVGFHVLNIILHAVISALMIDVFAILIGGLAYDEKGSILNHAPKTSLLAALFFAAHPVHTESVAGIVGRADLLCALFFQLSFLTYCKAFHRGSDRDDRFSVQWVVVSLLLCAAAMLCKEQGITVLGVNAAFDVLLICNVNVYELSQRLLLRKNPLDVSEILRTGLLTRLALMGLGGLLMLYARWRIMGTGPPAFTEVDNPASFAENIFLRIVNYNYYYSLNAWLLLCPWWLCFDWSMGCVPLIKSATDWRMVWLLLLWCILIGLISQALCSQDSQRRRTLTLGLVLLVVPFLPACNIFFRVGFVIAERVLYLSSAGYCLLLAFSVGHCCCRWPKYRKPLFVSVLTLLCVYVARCALRSHQWRSEQSLFTSALSVCPLNAKVHYNVGKNLADRGNSTAAIAYYREAVRLHPTYVHAMNNLGNILKERNELIEAEQLLSKAVSIQPDFAAAWMNLGIVQNSLQKFEEAEQSYWNAIRFRKKYPDCYYNLGRLYADLNRHVDALNAWRNATVLKPDHSLAWNNMVILLDNTGNLGQAELIGREALRLLPNDHTIMFSLANVLGKLQKYKESEGFFLHALRINPNAASCHGNLAVLYHRWGKLELAKKHYELSLKLDPEAPGTRDNYNMLRRKLDQLKRPTP